The genomic region GACCTGCAGTTGTCGGAGTTACAAACAGGGCTTATGGATGGGGCCAAGCTATGGAACGGGGTACTGGTTCTGGTGTAATTATTGATTCTGATGGATTGATAGTTACTAACCATCATGTTATCGAAAACTCTGATGAAATTATTGTCACATTAGATGAAGGAGAGAGTGTAAAGGCTGAAATAATTGGTAAAGATGCAGAAACTGATTTGGCAGTTCTTGAAATTGATCCTACAGATTTAGAAAAAGAAAAGCTACCTAGTGCTGAGTTCGGTGATTCTAAAGATTTAGTTGTTGGTGAACTTGCTATAGCTATTGGTAATCCATTAGGACTTGCTTTTCAACAATCTGTAACTTCAGGTGTAATTAGTGCAACAGATCGTACAGTTAGGGTAGGTGACGATTATATCCGACTAGTTCAAACTGATGCTGCTATAAACCCTGGAAACAGCGGCGGGCCATTAGTTAATGCTTTAGGTGAGGTAGTTGGTATAAATAGTATAAAGATTGGTGAATCCGGTATAGAGGGTATGGGCTTTGCTATACCTAGTAATTTAGTCATTGAAATAGTTGACGAACTTGTAGAAAAAGGTTATGTGGAAAGACCTTGGATTGGGATAGCTATTCAAGAAATTGATAAATATGTTGCTGAAATTTTTGATCTACCAGTAGATTATGGTGTTTATATTCAGGAAGTAGAACCTAACAGTCCTGCAGGAAATGCTGGGATACAGTCAGGTGATATCCTGACTGAAATAGATAATCGTAAAATTGAAAATTTACCTAAATTACGAAGTATAAGAAATGATTTTGAAGTTGGAGACCAGGTTGAAGCCACAATAATTAGAAATGAAGAAGAAAAAACTGTTGAAATGACTCTTGAGAGTAATCCTTATCAAGATATTAACTAACTTTACCGGACAGAGTATCTGTCCGGTTTTATAATATTTAGTAAGAGGAGGTTTACTATTTGAAATTCACAATTATTGCAGTTGGAAAAATCAAAGAAAAATACTTAATTCAAGGAATAAAAGAATATCAAAAAAGAATAATACCATATGCAAAACTCGAGATTAAAGAAGTTAAAGATACTCCTTTACCGTCAAAATTACATACTGAAGAGGTTAACAAGGTAAAAAGAGAAGAGGAAGAACGCATAAGAACATATATTAGTTCAAAGGACTATTTAATTATTTTAGATCCTAACGGAAATCAACTAACCTCTAAAGATTTCGCTAAGAAACTAGATAAGTTATCGCTACACGGTACTAGTAACATAACTTTAGTTATAGGTGGTACTTTGGGGTTATCTGAAAAACTTAAACAAGAAGCAGACTTATTATTATCTTTTTCTAAGTTCACTTTTCCACATCAGCTAATGAGGCTAATTTTAGTAGAACAGATTTATAGAGCCTTAAAGATTAATCGTAATGAACCTTATCATTACTAGAGAAGGGGGCAATAAAGTGAAATCATCTGAAATTTTAGTTGTTTACTATTCACTAGAGGGTAATACTGAACTGATTTCAACGATGTTAAGAGATAAGCTTAATTGTGATCTTTTGAAGATCGAGCCTCAAAAAAAGGAAAGAAAGGGTACACTCTCTAAATATATTTGGGGAGGAAAACAGGTATTTTTAAAAGAAGAACCTGAATTAAAACCTTATACGCTAAACCCTGAAGACTATCAATTTTTATTCATAGGTACACCTGTTTGGGCAGGGTCCTATACACCACCTATTCGTACTTTTCTAAAGAAACACGCTATAAAAGAAAAAGAAATTGCATTATTTTGCTGTCAAAAAGGTCATTCAGTATCAACCTTAGATAGTCTGGAAACATTGTTGTCTAAGGACAATAATAATGTTTTACACAAAGGTGACTTTTATGAACCAAATTCAAAATATCTTTATGATGTAAGAAAACAAGTTGAGACCTATATAAGAAATGTGATAACTAAAACAACTATAAAAAATTTTAGTTATTA from Natranaerobius trueperi harbors:
- a CDS encoding S1C family serine protease, producing MSFYERRGPGFFTIALIGLLGAIIGGVVASIILPPAVAGRLEDEIVREDENENSLSTEKEVQENLNTDVDPEEYQNTAVSQAAREVRPAVVGVTNRAYGWGQAMERGTGSGVIIDSDGLIVTNHHVIENSDEIIVTLDEGESVKAEIIGKDAETDLAVLEIDPTDLEKEKLPSAEFGDSKDLVVGELAIAIGNPLGLAFQQSVTSGVISATDRTVRVGDDYIRLVQTDAAINPGNSGGPLVNALGEVVGINSIKIGESGIEGMGFAIPSNLVIEIVDELVEKGYVERPWIGIAIQEIDKYVAEIFDLPVDYGVYIQEVEPNSPAGNAGIQSGDILTEIDNRKIENLPKLRSIRNDFEVGDQVEATIIRNEEEKTVEMTLESNPYQDIN
- the rlmH gene encoding 23S rRNA (pseudouridine(1915)-N(3))-methyltransferase RlmH, with protein sequence MKFTIIAVGKIKEKYLIQGIKEYQKRIIPYAKLEIKEVKDTPLPSKLHTEEVNKVKREEEERIRTYISSKDYLIILDPNGNQLTSKDFAKKLDKLSLHGTSNITLVIGGTLGLSEKLKQEADLLLSFSKFTFPHQLMRLILVEQIYRALKINRNEPYHY
- a CDS encoding flavodoxin family protein — encoded protein: MKSSEILVVYYSLEGNTELISTMLRDKLNCDLLKIEPQKKERKGTLSKYIWGGKQVFLKEEPELKPYTLNPEDYQFLFIGTPVWAGSYTPPIRTFLKKHAIKEKEIALFCCQKGHSVSTLDSLETLLSKDNNNVLHKGDFYEPNSKYLYDVRKQVETYIRNVITKTTIKNFSY